The following are encoded together in the Labrus mixtus chromosome 2, fLabMix1.1, whole genome shotgun sequence genome:
- the LOC132991191 gene encoding mucin-2-like isoform X2, whose protein sequence is MDPPILLLLLAGLLGTASTADSTTETSPLVNMTSPPPVNMTSQQPVNRTSPPVNMTSPPLNATSPPVSITSPLINMTSPAVNMTSPPLNATSLPVSITSPLINMTSPAVNMTSPPLNATSPPVSITSPLINMTSPAVNMTSPPLNATSPPVSITSPLINMTSPAVNMTSPPLNATSPPVSITSPLINMTSPAVNMTSPPLNATSPPVSITSPPNSMTPPPFNSTSLPVNMTSPPLNMTSPPFNSTSPPVNMTSPPPVNITAPPVNMTSPPPVNIVSPPVNMTSPRVNMTSPPPVNITSPPVNMTSPPLNMISTPLNMTSPPVNTTSPLLNMTSPLVNTPSPPVNMTSSPVNTPSPPVNLTSPPLNATSPVETGTSGQPVTTTGPATTSTPSQPIEPKIELGFSLQQMFKPDLANKSSPAFKQLQTQVTNSLNKVYSQRFGDSFNRTEVTGFRQGSIMVTALLIFNDMQMLPNDSSAVDALTTAAADSNFSLPVNTSSISASVVLAPTQAPATDAPTTLMSTTSPPETSQLVNMTSPPLNATSPPINMTSPSVNMTSPPLNATSPPVNMTSPPPVNITSAPVNMTSPPVNMTSPPPVNITSPPVNMTSPPLNMTSPPPVNITSAPVNMTSPPPVNITSPPVNMTSPPLNATSPPFSMTSLPFNSTSPPVNMTSPPPVNITSAPVNMTSPPFNATSSPVNMTSPPLTSTAAPTPLQTVNITSATPNATAGQTAASEGTLGLQFSLNKTFTSDLSNTSSAAFQALASTVESELNEVGGRLYGSSFLRAIVNSFMSGSVVVSSTLTFKNQSSVPATNTATSQLSSELTSNSTLNVLAGSVTAVSSAATTAAPTAATTAAPSTLMSTTSPPGTSQLVNMTSPPLNATSLPVSMTSLPVNMTSPPFSMTSLPFNSTSPPVNMTSPPPMNITSPPVNMTSPPLNMTSPPPVNITSPPVNMTSPPLNMTSPPPVNITSPPVNMTSPPLNMTSPPPVNITSAPVNMTSPPLNMTSPPPVNITSPPVNMTSPPLNMTSPPPVNITSAPVNMTSPPLNMTSPPPVNITSAPVNMTSPPLNMTSPPPVNITSPPVNMTSPPLNMTSPPPVNITSPPVNMTSPPLNMTSPPPVNITSAPVNMTSPPLNMTSPPPVNITSPPVNMTSPPLNMTSPPPVNITSAPVNMTSPPLNMTSPPPVNITSAPVNMTSPPLNMTSPPPVNITSPPVNMTSPPLNMTSPPPVNITSAPVNMTSPPLNMTSPPPVNITSVPVNMTSPPLNMTSPPPVNITSPPVNMTSPPLNMTSPPPVNITSVPVNMTTAGQTAASEGTLGLQFSLNETFTSDLSNTSSAAFQALASTVESELNKVGGRLYGSSFLRAIVNSFMSGSVVVSSTLTFTNQSSVPATNTATSQLSSELTSNSTLNVLAGSVTAVSSAATTAAPTAATTAAPSAAATTGAPTAATTAAPSAAATTGAPTAATTAAPSAAATTAAPTAATTAAPSAAATTGAPTAATTAAPTAAATTAATTAAPTAAATTAAPPAATTAAPSVAATTAAPTAAATTAAPPAATTAAPTAAATTAAPPAATTAAPTAAATTAAPPAATTAAPTAAATTAAPPAATTAAPTAAATTAAPPAATDSPTSTEGTLGLQFSLDQTFTSDLSNPSSAAFQTLATTVVTEVNRVCTGVFGPSFRRSIVNSFTSGSVVVASTLVFNSSSSVPATSSATSLLSSELTSNSTSLNIIAGSVSTQATSTSNSLRPTMGSLVVLIVTLLTVAQMLMDL, encoded by the exons AAACTTCACCGCTGGTCAACATGACCTCACCGCCACCTGTCAACATGACCTCACAACAACCTGTAAACAGAACATCACCACCAGTCAACATGACCTCACCACCACTCAATGCCACCTCACCGCCTGTCAGCATAACCTCACCACTCATCAATATGACCTCACCAGCCGTCAATATGACCTCACCACCACTCAATGCCACCTCACTGCCTGTCAGCATAACCTCACCACTCATCAATATGACCTCACCAGCCGTCAATATGACCTCACCACCACTCAATGCCACCTCACCGCCTGTCAGCATAACCTCACCACTCATCAATATGACCTCACCAGCCGTCAATATGACCTCACCACCACTCAATGCCACCTCACCGCCTGTCAGCATAACCTCACCACTCATCAATATGACCTCACCAGCCGTCAATATGACCTCACCACCACTCAATGCCACCTCACCGCCTGTCAGCATAACCTCACCACTCATCAATATGACCTCACCAGCCGTCAATATGACCTCACCACCACTCAATGCCACCTCACCGCCTGTCAGCATAACCTCACCACCCAACAGTATGACCCCACCACCTTTCAACTCAACCTCACTGCCTGTCAACATGACCTCACCACCTCTAAACATGACCTCACCACCTTTCAATTCAACCTCACCACCAGTCAATATGACCTCACCACCACCTGTAAACATAACCGCACCACCAGTCAACATGACTTCACCACCACCTGTAAACATAGTATCACCACCTGTCAACATGACCTCACCACGTGTCAACATGACTTCACCACCACCTGTAAACATTACCTCACCACCAGTCAACATGACCTCACCACCACTCAACATGATCTCAACACCACTCAACATGACCTCACCACCAGTGAACACAACCTCACCACTTTTAAACATGACTTCACCACTAGTGAACACACCCTCACCACCTGTAAACATGACTTCTTCACCAGTGAACACACCCTCACCACCTGTAAACTTGACTTCACCACCACTCAATGCAACCTCCCCGGTAGAAACTGGAACATCAGGACAACCAGTTACAACAACTGGTCCAGCTACTACATCAACACCTTCACAACCAATAGAACCAAAGATTGAGCTGGGATTTAGTTTGCAGCAAATGTTCAAACCAGATCTGGCAAACAAATCCTCACCAGCTTTCAAACAATTACAGACGCAAGTCACCAACTCA CTCAACAAGGTATACTCACAAAGATTTGGAGATTCCTTCAATCGAACTGAAGTCACAGGTTTCAG GCAAGGATCTATTATGGTGACTGCTTTGCTGATCTTCAATGATATGCAAATGCTGCCAAATGATAGCTCTGCAGTGGACGCTTTGACgactgctgctgcagactctaATTTTTCCCTCCCTGTCAACACATCATCTATTAGTGCATCTG TTGTGTTGGCACCAACTCAAGCCCCTGCCACAGATGCCCCTACAACATTAATGAGCACAACTTCTCCACCAG AAACCTCACAACTGGTCAACATGACATCACCACCACTCAATGCAACCTCACCCCCCATCAATATGACCTCACCATCTGTCAACATGACCTCACCACCACTCAATGCCACCTCACCGCCTGTCAACATGACCTCACCACCACCTGTAAACATAACCTCAGCACCAGTCAATATGACCTCACCACCTGTCAACATGACCTCACCACCACCTGTAAACATAACCTCACCACCTGTCAACATGACCTCACCACCACTCAACATGACCTCACCACCACCTGTAAACATAACCTCAGCGCCAGTCAATATGACCTCACCACCACCTGTAAACATAACCTCACCACCTGTCAACATGACCTCACCACCACTCAACGCAACCTCACCGCCTTTCAGCATGACCTCACTACCTTTCAATTCAACCTCACCACCTGTCAACATGACCTCACCACCACCTGTAAACATAACCTCAGCGCCGGTCAATATGACCTCACCACCTTTCAATGCAACCTCATCGCCTGTCAACATGACCTCACCACCTCTCACATCAACAGCTGCACCAACCCCATTACAGACTGTGAATATTACATCAGCTACTCCCAATGCTACAGCTGGTCAAACTGCAGCTAGTGAGGGAACCCTGGGTCTTCAGTTTAGTctcaacaaaacatttacatcagATCTCTCTAACACATCCTCCGCAGCGTTTCAGGCTTTAGCTTCAACAGTGGAGTCAGAG TTAAATGAAGTGGGTGGCAGACTATATGGATCAAGCTTTCTCCGCGCCATAGTTAACTCATTCAT GAGTGGATCAGTGGTTGTCAGCTCAACCCTCACGTTCAAGAATCAAAGTTCAGTTCCTGCAACAAATACTGCTACCTCACAACTCAGCAGTGAACTAACTAGCAACTCAACTCTGAATGTTTTAGCAGGCAGTGTGACTGCAG TTTCTTCAGCTGCCACTACCGCAGCTCCAACGGCAGCAACAACTGCTGCCCCTTCAACATTAATGAGCACAACTTCTCCACCAG GAACCTCACAACTGGTCAACATGACCTCACCACCACTCAATGCAACCTCACTGCCTGTCAGCATGACCTCACTACCTGTCAATATGACCTCACCACCTTTCAGCATGACCTCACTACCTTTCAATTCAACCTCACCACCTGTCAACATGACCTCACCACCACCTATGAACATAACCTCACCACCTGTCAACATGACCTCACCACCACTCAACATGACCTCACCACCACCTGTAAACATAACCTCACCACCTGTCAACATGACCTCACCACCACTCAACATGACCTCACCACCACCTGTAAACATAACCTCACCACCTGTCAACATGACCTCACCACCACTCAACATGACCTCACCACCACCTGTAAACATAACCTCAGCGCCAGTCAACATGACCTCACCACCACTCAACATGACCTCACCACCACCTGTAAACATAACCTCACCACCTGTCAACATGACCTCACCACCACTCAACATGACCTCACCACCACCTGTAAACATAACCTCAGCGCCAGTCAATATGACCTCACCACCACTCAACATGACCTCACCACCACCTGTAAACATAACCTCAGCGCCAGTCAACATGACCTCACCACCACTCAACATGACCTCACCACCACCTGTAAACATAACCTCACCACCTGTCAACATGACCTCACCACCACTCAACATGACCTCACCACCACCTGTAAACATAACCTCACCACCTGTCAACATGACCTCACCACCACTCAACATGACCTCACCACCACCTGTAAACATAACCTCAGCGCCAGTCAACATGACCTCACCACCACTCAACATGACCTCACCACCACCTGTAAACATAACCTCACCACCTGTCAACATGACCTCACCACCACTCAACATGACCTCACCACCACCTGTAAACATAACCTCAGCGCCAGTCAATATGACCTCACCACCACTCAACATGACCTCACCACCACCTGTAAACATAACCTCAGCGCCAGTCAATATGACCTCACCACCACTCAACATGACCTCACCACCACCTGTAAACATAACCTCACCACCTGTCAACATGACCTCACCACCACTCAACATGACCTCACCACCACCTGTAAACATAACCTCAGCGCCAGTCAATATGACCTCACCACCACTCAACATGACCTCACCACCACCTGTAAACATAACCTCAGTGCCAGTCAATATGACCTCACCACCACTCAACATGACCTCACCACCACCTGTAAACATAACCTCACCACCTGTCAACATGACCTCACCACCACTCAACATGACCTCACCACCACCTGTAAACATAACCTCAGTGCCAGTCAATATGACTACAGCTGGTCAAACTGCAGCTAGTGAGGGAACCCTGGGTCTTCAGTTTAGTCTCAACGAAACATTTACATCAGATCTCTCTAACACATCTTCCGCAGCGTTTCAGGCTTTAGCTTCAACAGTGGAGTCAGAG ttaaataaagtggGTGGCAGACTATATGGATCAAGCTTTCTCCGCGCCATAGTTAACTCATTCAT GAGTGGATCAGTGGTTGTCAGCTCAACCCTCACGTTCACGAATCAAAGTTCAGTTCCTGCAACAAATACTGCTACCTCACAACTCAGCAGTGAACTAACTAGCAACTCAACTCTGAACGTTTTAGCAGGCAGTGTGACTGCAG TTTCTTCAGCTGCCACTACCGCAGCTCCAACGGCAGCAACAACTGCTGCCCCTTCTGCAGCTGCCACTACAGGAGctccaacagcagcaacaactgctGCCCCTTCTGCAGCTGCCACTACAGGAGCTCCAACGGCAGCAACAACTGCTGCCCCTTCTGCAGCTGCAACTaccgcagctccaacagcagcaacaactgctGCCCCTTCTGCAGCTGCCACTACAGGAGCTCCAACGGCAGCAACAACTGCTGCCCCTACTGCAGCTGCCACTactgcagcaacaacagctgcccctactgcAGCTGCCACTACTGCAGCTCCACCGGCAGCAACAACTGCTGCTCCTTCTGTAGCTgcaacaacagctgcccctactgcAGCTGCCACTACTGCAGCTCCACcggcagcaacaacagctgcccctactgcAGCTGCCACTACTGCAGCTCCACcggcagcaacaacagctgcccctactgcAGCTGCCACTACTGCAGCTCCACCGGCAGCAACAACTGCTGCCCCTACTGCAGCTGCCACTACTGCAGCTCCACCGGCAGCAACAACTGCTGCCCCTACTGCAGCTGCCACTACTGCAGCTCCACCGGCAG CAACAGATTCTCCAACATCCACTGAAGGGACTTTGGGTTTACAATTTAGTCTCGACCAAACTTTCACATCAGACCTCTCCAACCCATCCTCAGCAGCTTTCCAGACTTTAGCTACAACGGTGGTCACAGAG GTAAACAGAGTGTGTACAGGGGTCTTTGGACCATCTTTCAGACGCTCCATTGTGAACTCATTCAC GAGTGGATCAGTGGTTGTCGCCTCAACACTTGTGTTCAACAGTTCAAGCTCAGTACCTGCAACAAGCAGTGCAACTTCACTTCTCAGTAGTGAACTTACAAGCAACTCAACATCCCTGAACATTATTGCTGGCAGTGTCTCTACAC AGGCGACATCAACATCAAACAGTCTAAGGCCTACAATGGGCTCATTGGTAGTCCTAATAGTAACACTGCTGACTGTGGCTCAGATGCTGATGGACTTGTAA